The stretch of DNA ATTACCGGAGCGTAGGCCTACCGCCCGCGCCGCGGTGTGGGCTAGGCCTCGTCCTCGAGCCGGAAGCCGAGCTTGATCCCGACCTGGAAGTGCTCGACCGAACCGTCCTTGACCTGGCCGCGGACCTGGGTCACCTCGAACCAGTCGATGTGCCGCAGCGTCTTCGAGGCCCGCTCGACGGCGTTGCGGATGGCTTCGTCGATGCCATCGGGAGCGGAGCCGACGATCTCGGTCACGCGGTAGGTGCGGTTGGTCATGCGACCGACTCTAGCCGGGTCCGGGCGCCCTGCGACCCGCGGCGTACGATCGGGACATGGCCAGGGCCCACGATCAGCCGATCCGGATCACCACGGCGGCACAGAGCCGGCAGGTGGACATCGCACACCGGCAGCGGCGCTACGTGATGGCGATGGGCATCCGCACCCTGTGCTTCATCGGCGCCGTCATCGCCGGCGTCAACCACGTGGTGTGGCTGTGGCCGGTGCTGATCCTCGCGGCGATCTTCCTGCCCTACATCGCGGTGGTGATGGCCAACGCCGCCAACACCAAGGGCGCCACCGAGATGGACCTGCTCGACACGCCGTATCACGCCAACGAGCTGCACAACGACCCCGAGCCCCACCGCGAGGACCGCGGCTGATGGAGCCTGACGTCTGTTCGGCCAAGGGCTGCCGCGCGCCCGCCACCTGGGCGCTGGGCTGGAACAACCCGCGCATCCACACCCCCGACCGCCGCAAGGTCTGGCTGGCGTGCGACGAGCACCAGGAGTCGCTGGCCGCGTTCCTCAGCGCGCGCGGGTTCCTGCAGGAGACGGCGCCGCACGACGGGACGCTGCAGCCCCGGTAGCCGCCCTCAGCCGCCGATCGCCGACATGGGTCGATCGGGCTGCAGGAAGGTCGGGTCGTCGATCCCGTGTCCCGCGCGCTTGCCGGCCATCGCCGCGACCCAGCGCTGCGCGATCTGCTCATCGGGCAGGCCGGCACGCAGCGCGGCGCGCAGGTCGGACTCCTCGCGGGCGAACAGGCAGTTGCGCACCTGTCCGTCGGCGGTCAGCCGCACCCGGTCGCAGTCGCCGCAGAAGGGCCGGGTCACCGAGGCGATGACACCGACTGTCGCAGGTCCGCCGTCGACGACGAAGAGCTCGGCCGGGGCGCTCCCCCGCGGCTCGGTCGCCGGGGTCAGGTCGAACTCCTTCTCCAGTCGCGCCAGCGTCTCCGCGGCGGTCACCATCGTCTCGCGGGTCCAGCCGTGCTGGGCGTCGAGCGGCATCTGCTCGATGAAGCGCAGCTGGTAACCGCCGCGCACGGCCCACTCCAGCAGCTCGGCCGCCTGGTCCTCGTTGACGTCGCGCAGCAGCACCGCATTGACCTTGATCGGGCCGAGGCCCGCGTCCGCCGCCGCCTCCAGGCCTTCGAGCACGTCGTGCAGCCGGTCCCGGCGGGTGATCCGGTGGAAGGTCTCGGGCCGGATCGAGTCCAGCGAGACGTTGACCCGATCCAGGCCGGCCTCGGCCAGCGGCCGCGCCAGCCGCGCCAGGCCGAGCCCGTTGGTGGTCAAGGAGAGCTCCAGCCCCGCATCCAGGGCGCGGGTCCGCGCGACGATGCCGGCCAGGCCTCGGCGTACCAGGGGCTCGCCGCCGGTGAACCGGACCTCGCGGATGCCCAGCTGGGTCACCCCGATCCCGATCAGTCGCACCACCTCGTCGTCGGTGAGCACCCGCTCGTCGGGCAGCCAGGCCAACCCCTCGGCGGGCATGCAGTAGCTGCACCGGAGGTTGCACCGATCGGTCAGGGAGACGCGCAGATCGGCGGCGACTCGTCCGAACCGGTCGACCAGGGGTGTCGTCTGCACCACACCATCCTAGGACGGGGCCCATCCCGATCGCGGTCCGGTGCCGTGCGCCGGTTAGCCTCGGAGGGTGCGATCGTTCCGCTTCCTGCTGAGCCGCCGTTGGGCGCTGTTCACCCTGGCGGTCGCCATCCTCGCCTACGGCACGTGGTGGCTCGGCGAGTGGCAGTGGGGCCGGCTGCAGGACAAGCACCACGGCAACGCCATCATCAGCGCCAACCTGAAGCAGGCGCCCCAGCCGGTCGAGGAGGTGATGGCGCCCGGCAAGAAGGTCGACAGCGACACCGAGTGGAAGCGGGTCGTGGTCACCGGCACCTATGACGCGGCCGACACCATCACGTGGCGCTACCGCACCAACGACCACAGCGAGTCCGGCATCGACGTCGTCGTGCCGCTGATCACCGCCGACGGCACCGGCGTCCTGGTGGACCGCGGCTGGCTCGCCTCGACCGACCAGGACA from Nocardioides sp. BP30 encodes:
- a CDS encoding dodecin, which gives rise to MTNRTYRVTEIVGSAPDGIDEAIRNAVERASKTLRHIDWFEVTQVRGQVKDGSVEHFQVGIKLGFRLEDEA
- a CDS encoding DUF3099 domain-containing protein — encoded protein: MARAHDQPIRITTAAQSRQVDIAHRQRRYVMAMGIRTLCFIGAVIAGVNHVVWLWPVLILAAIFLPYIAVVMANAANTKGATEMDLLDTPYHANELHNDPEPHREDRG
- a CDS encoding acetone carboxylase; protein product: MEPDVCSAKGCRAPATWALGWNNPRIHTPDRRKVWLACDEHQESLAAFLSARGFLQETAPHDGTLQPR
- the moaA gene encoding GTP 3',8-cyclase MoaA; the encoded protein is MVQTTPLVDRFGRVAADLRVSLTDRCNLRCSYCMPAEGLAWLPDERVLTDDEVVRLIGIGVTQLGIREVRFTGGEPLVRRGLAGIVARTRALDAGLELSLTTNGLGLARLARPLAEAGLDRVNVSLDSIRPETFHRITRRDRLHDVLEGLEAAADAGLGPIKVNAVLLRDVNEDQAAELLEWAVRGGYQLRFIEQMPLDAQHGWTRETMVTAAETLARLEKEFDLTPATEPRGSAPAELFVVDGGPATVGVIASVTRPFCGDCDRVRLTADGQVRNCLFAREESDLRAALRAGLPDEQIAQRWVAAMAGKRAGHGIDDPTFLQPDRPMSAIGG